One window from the genome of Eucalyptus grandis isolate ANBG69807.140 chromosome 7, ASM1654582v1, whole genome shotgun sequence encodes:
- the LOC104454343 gene encoding UBP1-associated protein 2C: MEDLKKRKLDETAGNGGSSDSEENLRSLLEPLAKPHLVELLAKLGSQYPSIAEEIKSIASADPVHRKLFVRGLAWNTTSETLCAAFQGHGEIEEGAVIYDKNTGKSRGYGFITYKNIESTQIALRAPSKMIDGRMAVCNLACDGLTGSSGTPDLARRKLFIGGLSPDVSSEMLLSFFGRYGDIEEGSVAYDKDTTESRGFGFVTYKASEAAKKAIDDPQKLLGGRSITVKYAESHGRRTAQPQQPTTMVPMAPMAPGYPQSGYPQTGKAYPSMDPGGYPYPQAAPAYPGAAYPSPPAAPMPYAAQPQMTYPQLAVKKDQLGVAPTPPMGMGGYPYYGNN, from the exons CCTCCGCTCGCTCCTCGAGCCCCTCGCGAAGCCCCACCTCGTCGAGCTCCTCGCTAAGCT AGGATCCCAATACCCTTCGATTgcagaagaaataaaaagtatcGCGAGTGCAGATCCAGTCCACCGAAAGCTTTTTGTCCGTGGCTTGGCCTGGAATACCACTTCAGAAACCTTGTGTGCT gCCTTTCAAGGTCATGGAGAAATAGAAGAAGGTGCTGTCATTTATGACAAAAACACAGGGAAATCGCGCGGTTATGGTTttattacttacaaaaatatCGAGTCAACTCAAATTGCACTGAGGGCACCTAGCAAAATGATTGAT GGAAGGATGGCTGTCTGTAATCTGGCATGTGACGGACTGACTGGGTCAAGTGGTACACCTGATTTAGCTCGGAGGAAGCTATTTATTGGTGGATTGTCACCGGATGTCAGTAGCGAGATGCTGCTCAgtttttttggaagatatggtGATATTGAAGAAGGTTCAGTTGCATATGATAAAGATACAACTGAATCACG TGGGTTTGGATTTGTTACTTATAAGGCATCTGAGGCTGCCAAAAAAGCCATTGATGATCCACAAAAGCTACTTGGG GGACGGAGCATAACTGTCAAGTATGCAGAATCACATGGACGCAGAACGGCACAGCCACAGCAACCTACTACAATGGTTCCAATGGCACCAATGGCACCAGGATATCCTCAGTCAGGATATCCTCAGACTGGAAAAGCTTATCCTAGCATGGATCCTGGTGGATATCCTTATCCTCAAGCTGCACCAGCTTACCCAGGTGCCGCTTACCCTAGCCCTCCTGCAGCACCTATGCCATATGCGGCACAGCCTCAAATGACTTACCCTCAACTTGCTGTGAAGAAAGACCAACTTGGCGTCGCTCCAACACCGCCTATGGGGATGGGTGGCTATCCTTATTACGGTAACAATTAG